The proteins below are encoded in one region of Thunnus maccoyii chromosome 24, fThuMac1.1, whole genome shotgun sequence:
- the LOC121891644 gene encoding calcitonin gene-related peptide type 1 receptor-like gives MDLNGIMFLLVLCSLNKLLVAANPEDNYQEHLNHRGEHRSTRNQIATAQYECFQRMMKESHRKTKTIGPVCNTTWDGWLCWDETEAGLTTVQSCPDYYDNFDPNAVASKVCTETGEWGRHPESNRTWTNFTNCIANTTHHGKAAMTHFYLVMIGHGLSLVSLLISLGIFFHFKSLSCQRITLHKNLFLSFVLNSVITVVWLTTVVKKQGHTYNDSASCKLLMFIHLYLLSCNYFWMLCEGIYLHTLIVVAVFAEKQHLMWYYLLGWGFPLVPAVIHSIARHCYYNDKCWVSSDTSLLYIIHGPICAALVVNLFFLLNIVRVLITKLRVTHQAESSLYMRAVRATLILIPLLGIQFVLLPYKPEDHWVSEIYLYVMEILMHYQGLLVSTIFCFFNGEVQSVLRRHWNQQRMQFAGTFANADFFRSASYVASSLTEVHRCYSIESHTEHMNGKSYPDIFRSDSPFV, from the exons ATGGATCTGAATGGTATCATGTTTCTCCTGGTGCTGTGCTCCCTCAACAAG CTGCTTGTGGCGGCAAACCCTGAAGACAATTACCAGGAGCATCTGAACCATCGCGGTGAACATCGGTCGACACGGAACCAAATTGCCACGGCCCAGTACGAATGTTTCCAGCGGATGATGAAAGAATCACAccgcaaaacaaaaacaatag GGCCAGTGTGCAACACCACGTGGGATGGGTGGCTGTGCTGGGATGAAACTGAGGCTGGCCTCACAACAGTGCAGAGCTGTCCAGACTACTATGACAATTTTGATCCTAATG CGGTGGCATCCAAAGTCTGCACAGAGACGGGTGAGTGGGGGCGCCATCCGGAGAGCAACAGGACGTGGACGAACTTCACAAACTGCATAGCCAACACTACACATCACGGGAAG gcgGCAATGACTCATTTCTACTTGGTTATGATCGGTCATGGACTGTCGCTGGTGTCATTGCTCATTTCACTGGGAATATTCTTCCATTTTAA GAGTCTGAGCTGCCAAAGGATAACGCTCCACAAAAACCTCTTCCTCTCATTTGTTCTTAATTCAGTCATTACTGTTGTCTGGCTGACAACAGTGGTGAAGAAACAGGGACACACTTATAACGACTCT GCGAGCTGTAAGCTGCTCATGTTCATCCACCTGTATCTGCTGAGCTGCAACTACTTCTGGATGCTTTGCGAAGGCATCTACCTGCACACTCTGATTGTTGTGGCGGTGTTTGCAGAAAAACAGCATCTCATGTGGTATTATCTGCTGGGATGGG GTTTTCCTCTCGTGCCAGCAGTGATACATTCAATAGCACGCCACTGCTACTACAACGACAA ATGTTGGGTCAGCTCAGATACTTCCTTGCTGTACATTATTCATGGCCCAATCTGCGCCGCATTGGTG GTGAACCTTTTCTTCCTGTTGAACATCGTGCGGGTTCTCATCACCAAGCTGAGAGTGACGCATCAGGCCGAGTCCAGCCTCTACATGCGGGCTGTGAGAGCCACCCTCATCCTCATCCCTCTGCTGGGTATTCAGTTTGTCCTGCTACCCTACAAGCCCGAAGACCACTGGGTGTCTGAGATCTATCTGTATGTCATGGAAATCCTCATGCACTACCAG gGTCTCTTAGTTTCTACAATATTCTGCTTCTTCAATGGGGAG GTTCAAAGCGTTCTGCGGAGACACTGGAACCAGCAACGGATGCAGTTTGCCGGCACTTTCGCCAATGCCGACTTCTTCCGCTCAGCCTCCTACGTGGCGTCGTCGCTCACCGAGGTCCACCGCTGCTACAGCATCGAAAGCCACACCGAGCACATGAACGGCAAGAGCTACCCGGACATCTTCAGATCGGATAGCCCTTTTGTGTGA